The proteins below come from a single Accipiter gentilis chromosome W, bAccGen1.1, whole genome shotgun sequence genomic window:
- the LOC126035473 gene encoding uncharacterized protein LOC126035473 isoform X1 produces MENRATGTMAAPTPTTDTAAKPENQPVPVSVAPVQKKKHTKKSVRLARHEDEPGSLQEQEEEAEPEIITRSLSMSELRDMQKDFSCHPGEHIVTWLLRCWDSGASSVELEGKEAKQLGSLSREGGIDKAIGRKTQVLSLWRRLLLGVKERYPFKDEVTCHQGKWTTMERGVQYLRELAMLEVIYNDPENVQSPTDPDEVQCTQPMWRKFLRSAPPTYANSLAVMSWREGYGQTVDELPVQLRQYEGSLSSSLWACVSAVEELSREFQQFKVDLSSSSPVQARIAAIGSKRSSAQDRGERKYTRRANLWFYLCDHGEDMRKWDGKPTSVLDARVCELGEKAIKSGFFLENCCSSFP; encoded by the exons atggaaaacagggcaacaggtaccatggctgcccctaccccgacaacag acactgcagctaaaccagagaaccaacctgtgccagtatcagtcgcccctgtacagaaaaagaaacacacaaagaaatcagttcgcttagcgagacatgaagatgaaccagggtcattgcaagaacaggaggaagaggcagaacctgaaataattacccgatctctatccatgagtgagttgcgtgacatgcaaaaagattttagctgccacccaggtgaacacattgttacctggctgctccgatgctgggatagcggggctagtagtgtggaattagagggtaaggaagccaagcagttgggatctctgtctagggaagggggcatcgacaaggcgattgggagaaaaacacaagtcctcagcctctggaggcgacttctgttaggtgtaaaggaaagataccccttcaaggatgaagttacatgtcaccaaggcaagtggaccaccatggagagaggtgtccagtacctgagggaattagccatgctggaggtgatttataatgatccagaaaatgtgcagtcacccacagatccagatgaagtccaatgcacacaacccatgtggcggaagtttctacgaagtgcaccaccaacctatgccaactcattggcagtaatgtcctggagagaaggctatggacaaacggtggatgaattgcctgtccaactccggcaatacgaaggaagtctctcttcttccctctgggcctgtgtctcagctgtagaggagttgtcccgagagttccagcaattcaaagtagatctgtcctcctcctcacctgtacaggcccgcatcgcagctattgggagtaagcgttcctctgcccaagacagaggagagagaaagtacactcgacgggctaacctgtggttttacctgtgtgaccatggagaggacatgaggaagtgggatggaaaacctacctcagtcttggatgcacgggtatgTGAGTTGGGAGAAAAAGCAATCAAAAgcggattcttcttggaaaactgctgctccagtttcccgtga
- the LOC126035473 gene encoding uncharacterized protein LOC126035473 isoform X2 — protein sequence MENRATGTVAAPTPVTDTAAKPENQPVPVSVAPVQKKKHTKKSVRLARHEDEPGSLQEQEEEAEPEIITRSLSMSELRDMQKDFSCHPGEHIVTWLLRCWDSGASSVELEGKEAKQLGSLSREGGIDKAIGRKTQVLSLWRRLLLGVKERYPFKDEVTCHQGKWTTMERGVQYLRELAMLEVIYNDPENVQSPTDPDEVQCTQPMWRKFLRSAPPTYANSLAVMSWREGYGQTVDELPVQLRQYEGSLSSSLWACVSAVEELSREFQQFKVDLSSSSPVQARIAAIGSKRSSAQDRGERKYTRRANLWFYLCDHGEDMRKWDGKPTSVLDARVCELGEKAIKSGFFLENCCSSFP from the exons atggaaaacagggcaacag gtaccgtggctgcccctaccccggtgacagacactgcagctaaaccagagaaccaacctgtgccagtatcagtcgcccctgtacagaaaaagaaacacacaaagaaatcagttcgcttagcgagacatgaagatgaaccagggtcattgcaagaacaggaggaagaggcagaacctgaaataattacccgatctctatccatgagtgagttgcgtgacatgcaaaaagattttagctgccacccaggtgaacacattgttacctggctgctccgatgctgggatagcggggctagtagtgtggaattagagggtaaggaagccaagcagttgggatctctgtctagggaagggggcatcgacaaggcgattgggagaaaaacacaagtcctcagcctctggaggcgacttctgttaggtgtaaaggaaagataccccttcaaggatgaagttacatgtcaccaaggcaagtggaccaccatggagagaggtgtccagtacctgagggaattagccatgctggaggtgatttataatgatccagaaaatgtgcagtcacccacagatccagatgaagtccaatgcacacaacccatgtggcggaagtttctacgaagtgcaccaccaacctatgccaactcattggcagtaatgtcctggagagaaggctatggacaaacggtggatgaattgcctgtccaactccggcaatacgaaggaagtctctcttcttccctctgggcctgtgtctcagctgtagaggagttgtcccgagagttccagcaattcaaagtagatctgtcctcctcctcacctgtacaggcccgcatcgcagctattgggagtaagcgttcctctgcccaagacagaggagagagaaagtacactcgacgggctaacctgtggttttacctgtgtgaccatggagaggacatgaggaagtgggatggaaaacctacctcagtcttggatgcacgggtatgTGAGTTGGGAGAAAAAGCAATCAAAAgcggattcttcttggaaaactgctgctccagtttcccgtga